The genomic DNA CTCGAGGCAAGATCCGAGCTGGATCGGCTCTTGGGGGACCCCGCCGCTTCCGAGGCCGCTCTGGCGCCGAGCTTCGGCCGTCTGGGGCAGCTCTACCACGCCTACGATCTGTTCACCTCGGCCGGCGCCTGCTATCGCAACGCGGCGGCGCTGGATCCGAGCGACTTCCGCTGGCCCTACTACCTGGGAGTTCTGTTCGAGCTCGACGGCCGCGGCGAGGAAGCGCTGGACGCGTTCACAACGGCCTCGAAGCTGCGGCCCAATCACCTGCCGATCATGCTCCATCTGGCCGATTTGCACCTGAACGCTGAACGCAGCCAGGAGGCCGAGACGCTCTATGAGCGAGTTCTGGCCTCGAACCCCGGGTCGGCGGCGGCGCAGGTCGGTTTGGGGAGAATCTCGGCGGCCCGGGGCGACCACGCGGATGCAATTAGGCGTTTCGAGCAAGCCCTCGAGCTGCAGCCCGAAGCCAACCGGACACACTACCTCCTGGGCCAGGAGTATCGCCGGCTCGGAGACATGGAGCAAGCTTCGGTGCACCTGGGGCAAACCGGTTCGGTGGGAGTGAGCTTCTTCGAGCCTCTTCTGGTCGAGGTGCAGCGCCTGGCCGTGGGGGCCGGGGCCGCGCTCGGAAGAGGCGGCGACGCCCAGATGCTGGGTTTGTACGACGTCGCCCTGCGCGAGTACCGGCGCGCGGTGGCCGAGGCTCCCGCGAACGCCGACGCTCGATTCGCTCTCGGCTCGCTTCTGGTCGCGATCGGTTCGTTCGACGAGGCGGTCAAGGAGCTGAGTGAAGCCGTTCGCCTCGATCCCGAGCACCCGCAGCCGCGCTTCCTGCTCGGCCACGTTCTGTTCCAGCAAGGTCGTTTGGCAGAAGCGGAGCCGGAGCTCAGGAGGGTCCTGGAGCTTGACCCTGGGCTCAGAGAGGCTCAGATGACGCTGGCCGCGCTGCTGGCGTCGACCCGCCGATTCCAGGAGTCGGTGTCGCTGTATCGCGCGGTCGTCGAGGTGGACGAGACAGATCATGATGCCCGACTCAATCTGGGCAAGGCGCTGGTCATGATGGCGAAGGAGGACGCCGGCCTGGCCGAGTTCGATGCGGTCCTGGCCGAGGCGACCCAAGCCACAACCCTGGCCCTGGCTCACTACAACCGCGCGGTGGTCGAGGCCGGGCGCGGGGCGCGGCAAAGCGTGATCTCGAGGTTGGAGACCGCTCTCGAGCTCGATCCGGAGCTTGCCGACGCGCGTCTGCTTCAGGCGCGATTGCTTACCGGCGTGGGCAGTCTTGCCGCCGCGGCCGATCAGTACGACCGGATTCTCGAGATCGATCCCGGGAACTCGAACGCACGGCTCGCCGGCGCGGGCGTTCTCGCGGCCGCCGGCCGAACGGCGGAGGCTAGAAGTCGCCTGGAAGAAGGATTGGCTGCCGATCCCGGAGATCGGACGATGGCACTGGTGCTGGCGCGGCTCCTGGCTTGCGGAGCGGACGAGAGCGCCCGAGACGGTGCCACCGCCCTGGCCCTGGCGGAGGAGCTTTTCAGCCTCGAGCGCAGCCCACAGAATGCCGAAGCTATGGGAATGGCGCTGGCGCAGGTGAAAAGGTTCGAAGAGGCGGTGCAGCTTCAGGAGGGGCTCGCGGCCGAAGCGCGGCGCCGGGGACAGACGGCCTGGGCGGAGCATCTGGATCGGAACCTCGAGCGCTACCGGCGGCGTGAGACGTGCCGTATCGAGGCAAGTCCGAATCGCTAGGCTCCTCGCCGTTTTGAAACCGGCTTGCTCAGTCGTGGCGTACGGTCGCACCGGGCAGCGCGGTGAGCAGCCGATTTGAGGCGCGTCCGATGGAGTGGTTTTTGCAGCTCTCGGGTAGACTTCGAGGTCGGCAAGCCCGGCCTTCCCACCGATGACAACATCTCGCCGAGACATTCTGCATTGGGGTCTGCGCGCAAGTGCCCTTTTGGCCCTTTTTGGGGGGCAGGGCGGAGCATCTTTCGCTCAGAGAAGGCCGTCTTCTCCTCGCCTCAGGGGCTATGAGCTGCTCGATATCCTGCCGTTCTTCGGCGACGGCAGGAATTTCGTGGGGGCGCGAGCGGGCGAGGGAGCGGACGTGCGGCTGGCCATTGATACTTCGACCCTCACGACCAAGAAGCTCATCACACCCAACCAGGAGTTCTTCATCCGGACCGGCTATCCGAAGCAGTTGGAGAGTCGCAAGGACTGGCAGGTTACTGTCGAGGGGCTGGTCGCCGAGCCGCGGGTCTTTCCTCTGTCGGAGCTGGTCTCGATGGCCGAGCCCCTCGGCGTGCATCTGGCGGAGTGTGCGGGCTCGACCCGGAATAGTCACTTCGGCTTGATGAGTGCCGCCGACTGGAAGGGCGTCCCGGTTTCAAGAGTACTCGACGAGGTCGCCTCGAAGCCCGAGGCCACACGAGTCCTGGTCTCAGGTGTGGATCCCGGCAGCGGGCCGGACCCCGAGGCCGCGTGGATCTTTACTTTCGAGGATCTCGCCAGGGCCGGTGCCGCGTTCGCTTTCGAGATGAACGGCGCGCCGTTGGGTAAGGACTACGGTGCTCCGATGCGCCTCATTGTCCCGGGCTGGTATGCCTGCGCCTGGATCAAGTGGGTGGACAAGATCGTTCTCCTCGATGACAGCTGTGCGGCGACGGCGCAGATGATGGAGTACTCGACTCGAACCCAGCAGGTGGGTGTGCCGAGGCTGGCGCGGGACTTCCGCCCGGCGATCATCGAGCAGTGCGCGATGCCGGTGCGGGTCGAAAAATGGAGCCACGAAGGGGACATCTTCTACCGCGTCGTCGGCATCTTATGGGGTGGCGACCGCTTGATCCGATCTCTCGAGATCGGTTTCGATCCGGAACCGGGCCTCCATCCGGTGGAGCACCTGAAGCATGAGACCAACGATACCTGGACGCTCTGGTCCCACACCTGGAAGCCGGTGAAGCCCGGGCCGTACCGGATTCGGCTGGTTATCGACGAGCCGGGCGTTAGTTCCTGGCGCATGGGAGTCGGCTTCTACGACCGCAGTGTTCAGATCGACGAGGTTTGAGGTGCGGCCGGGCTGGCGTTCGGGAGTCTGGATTCTGGTAGCGGCTTCGCTGTCGTTGCTGGCGGGCTGTGATCGGCCTGAGCCCGAGGCAGGGGCCTCCGCCGAGGTTGACGCCGATGGCGCGACCGCGCCTCCGATTTTCGTCGATGCGAGCCGGGAAGCGGGACTTGATTTCACGTACTTCAACGGCATGTCGGGGGAGTACTACTTCGTCGAAATGACGGGTAGTGGCGCGGCGCTCTTCGACTACGACAACGACGATGACCTGGATCTGTTCGTGGTCCAGGGACACATGCTCGGCGCCGACAAGACCCTGGGCGACGCGGTCTTCGCGCCGCAGCATCCGTTGCCGCTGAAGGATCGTCTCTACCGCAACGACCTTCGGACCAGCCCGGAGGGCGATTCGGCGGTGCGCCTGGTCGACGTTACCGAGACGAGCGGGATCGACTCCTTGGGTTACGGCATGGGCGTCGCGGTCGGGGACTACGACAACGATGGCTGGGTCGACCTGTATGTGACCAACTTCGGCTCCAACCAGCTGTTTCGCAACCGCGGTGATGGAACCTTCGAGGACGTGACCGAACAGGCAGGAGCCGGAGACCCGCGCTGGAGCGTATCGGCGGCGTTTGTCGACTACGATCGCGACGGCTGGCTCGATCTCTACGTCGGCAACTATGTAGAGTTCACCGTGGCTTCGCACAAGCGCTGCAGAGCGGCGACGGGGGCACCGGACTACTGCGGGCCGCATTCCTACGACCCGGTGCTCGACCGGTTGCTGCGCAATCGCGGAGATGGCTCGTTCGAGGATGTGACCGTCAGCGCCGGTCTGGACGCGACGTCGGGCGCCGGTTTGGGCGTGGTTCCGGCGGACTTCAATCAGGATGGCTGGCTGGATCTCTATGTTGCCAACGACGGTACGGCCAACTCCCTCTGGGTGAACCAGGGCGATGGCACGTTCACTGATGAGGCTCAGTTGACCGGCAGCGCGTTCAACATGGAGGGGAATCCAGAGGCGGGAATGGGTGTCGACGCCGGTGACTTCGACAACGACGGAGATGAGGACCTCTTCGTCGCCCATCTGACCAGCGAGACGAGTACTCTGTACAAGAACATCGGCGGTGGGTTGTTTCGCGACGATACGGTCTCGAGCGGTCTCGGAGCGGCGACCTGGAACGCCACCGGTTTCGCTACGGGTTTTCTCGACTACGACAATGACTCCTGGCTCGATATCCTGGCCTTCAACGGCGCCGTGAAGTCGATAGAGGCTCTGGCTCGCAAGGGAGACCCTTATCCGTTGCATCAGCCCAATCAGGTCTTTCACGGACTCGGCGACGGCCGCTTCGAGGAGGTGACCGCCCAGGCCGGATCCGCGTTCGAGGTGTCCGAGGTCAGCCGCGGCGCGGCCTTTGGCGACGTCGACAATGACGGCGACACCGATGTCGTGGTAACCAACAACGCGGGGCCCGCTCGGCTGCTCTTGAATCAGGTCGGATCCAGGAACAGTTGGCTGGGCCTGAAACTGCTGGCTGGGTCTCCGGCACGCGATCAGCTGGGCGCCGGCGCGAAGGTGGTGCGATCGGGCGGAGCTTCGCTCTGGCGGCGTATCGGAACCGGAGGAGGCTATGCCTCGGCCGGCGACCCTCGTGCCCTGGTTGGTCTGGGAGACTCGAGCTCGATCGAGCGGGTGGAGATCACTTGGCCCGATGGTGTTCGCGAGTCCTTTCGGGGCCTGGTCATAAACAGCTACAACACATTGGTCGAGGGTGAGGGTGAGCCGCTTTCCTGATCTGGTGGCGCTGGCGGCCGTGGCGGCGCTTCTCGCGTCTCTCCCAGGGTGCGGCAAGCCGCGGTGGGCGGTCGATCTCGAGCCGGTCCCGCAACCCGAGCTGAGCGCGTTCGAGCCAGCAGTGAGGGAACAGATCGAACGAGCGGTCGAGCGCGTCGAGCAAGCCGGCGAAGCCGGGGACCGGGTCGAGGCCGCCGAGGCCTATGGTGGGTTGGGCGCGATTCTACAGACCTACGACCTCTACGAGGCCGCCACGGTCTCGCTGGAGAATGCCTTGCGGCTCCAGCCCGACAACTTGCGCTGGAGCTATTACCTGGCGATTGTCGAGCAAGCCGCGGGCAACCTGACCGGGGCGACGGAGCATCTGCAGCGCGCCGTCGAGTTGGCTCCCGACTATCTGCCGGCGCGGGTGCGATTGGGTGAGCTCTTGATCAGCAGCCAGCAGCCGGACAAGGCGCGCGCCGAGCTCGAGCGAGCACTCGAGTTGGACCGCGACTGCGCCTTGGCGTATTACTTCCTGGGTAGGGCGGCTCTGGCGATGAATGAGAGTCGGGCGGCGATCGAGCATTTCGAGCGTTCTCTCGAGCTTCAGCCCCAAGCCACGGCAGTCCATCATCTGCTTGCGCAAGCCTATCGGGAGCAGGGCGATCTCGAGCAGGCAGAGCTGCATCTCGGGCGGCGTGGCGATGCGGTCGTCAAGATCAGCGATCGCCTGTTCATCGAGCTCGGCGAGCTGGATCTCGGCGCAGCGGCCCGGATTCGCCGCGGAGCCGAGGCGCAGGTGGCAGGCGACTTCGACACCGCCCTCGAGGAGTATCGGCAGGCCGTCGCCGCCGATCCCGAGAATCCCGAAGCCCGGCAGAGCCTCGGAGGGGTGTTGGCCCGAAAGGGAGAGGCCCGCGCCGCCGCCGAGCAGTACCGCGTCGCCCGGCGGATCCTCGGCGACGATCCGCTGGTGCTCTCGAATCTCGGCGCCGTGTTGATGGCCGAAGGCGAGCTCGAGGAGGCGCTGCAATTGCTCGAGCGGTCACTCGACCTGGATCCGACGCTCCAGAACGCTCGTCTGGCGCTCGGCGCGTTGCTTACCGAACAGGGCAGGCCCTCGGAGGCTCTGATCCACTACCGAGCGCTGCTCGAACGGGACCGAAGCAACGTCGACGGTCTGCTGGGGCAAGCCCAAGCGCTTGCGGCGATGGGAGATGGTGCCGCGGCCGTGACCGCTCTCGAAACCGCTCTCCAGAGCACGGCGCCACCGACAACCCAGGCTCGGATCCACGCAGAGCTGGGTTCTATTCTGGCTCGCAGGCGGGACGCCGAAGGGGCTTTGGCTCATCTGGGCGCGGCCATCGAGCTCGATCCGCGGCTGGGCTCCGCGCGCTTCGCCCGGGCCAACCTGCTCGGCGGCCTGGGCCGATTTCGCGAGGCGGCCTTGGAGTACCAGGAGGTGATCCGCCTCGCGCCGGCCTCGGTGCCGGCTCGCCTCGGTGGCACCACTGCCTGGGCGATGGCGGGTGAATTCACCAAGGCCCGCATCTGTCTGGAAGAGGGCCTCGAGCAGGCCCCGGCCCCGGAGCTCGAGCACGCGCTGGCGCGGCTGCTGGTATCCGCGCCCGATGCGAAGGTCCGGGATCCCGGTCGCGGGCTCGAGTTGGCCCAGAGCGCTCATCGACGCGTGGCGACGATGGAGAC from bacterium includes the following:
- a CDS encoding molybdopterin-dependent oxidoreductase; its protein translation is MTTSRRDILHWGLRASALLALFGGQGGASFAQRRPSSPRLRGYELLDILPFFGDGRNFVGARAGEGADVRLAIDTSTLTTKKLITPNQEFFIRTGYPKQLESRKDWQVTVEGLVAEPRVFPLSELVSMAEPLGVHLAECAGSTRNSHFGLMSAADWKGVPVSRVLDEVASKPEATRVLVSGVDPGSGPDPEAAWIFTFEDLARAGAAFAFEMNGAPLGKDYGAPMRLIVPGWYACAWIKWVDKIVLLDDSCAATAQMMEYSTRTQQVGVPRLARDFRPAIIEQCAMPVRVEKWSHEGDIFYRVVGILWGGDRLIRSLEIGFDPEPGLHPVEHLKHETNDTWTLWSHTWKPVKPGPYRIRLVIDEPGVSSWRMGVGFYDRSVQIDEV
- a CDS encoding tetratricopeptide repeat protein, which produces MSSGRARNARALVVIACALAAVAGSGANARESLEPVAMPRIETMEPAVREQLLEARSELDRLLGDPAASEAALAPSFGRLGQLYHAYDLFTSAGACYRNAAALDPSDFRWPYYLGVLFELDGRGEEALDAFTTASKLRPNHLPIMLHLADLHLNAERSQEAETLYERVLASNPGSAAAQVGLGRISAARGDHADAIRRFEQALELQPEANRTHYLLGQEYRRLGDMEQASVHLGQTGSVGVSFFEPLLVEVQRLAVGAGAALGRGGDAQMLGLYDVALREYRRAVAEAPANADARFALGSLLVAIGSFDEAVKELSEAVRLDPEHPQPRFLLGHVLFQQGRLAEAEPELRRVLELDPGLREAQMTLAALLASTRRFQESVSLYRAVVEVDETDHDARLNLGKALVMMAKEDAGLAEFDAVLAEATQATTLALAHYNRAVVEAGRGARQSVISRLETALELDPELADARLLQARLLTGVGSLAAAADQYDRILEIDPGNSNARLAGAGVLAAAGRTAEARSRLEEGLAADPGDRTMALVLARLLACGADESARDGATALALAEELFSLERSPQNAEAMGMALAQVKRFEEAVQLQEGLAAEARRRGQTAWAEHLDRNLERYRRRETCRIEASPNR
- a CDS encoding CRTAC1 family protein, with the protein product MRPGWRSGVWILVAASLSLLAGCDRPEPEAGASAEVDADGATAPPIFVDASREAGLDFTYFNGMSGEYYFVEMTGSGAALFDYDNDDDLDLFVVQGHMLGADKTLGDAVFAPQHPLPLKDRLYRNDLRTSPEGDSAVRLVDVTETSGIDSLGYGMGVAVGDYDNDGWVDLYVTNFGSNQLFRNRGDGTFEDVTEQAGAGDPRWSVSAAFVDYDRDGWLDLYVGNYVEFTVASHKRCRAATGAPDYCGPHSYDPVLDRLLRNRGDGSFEDVTVSAGLDATSGAGLGVVPADFNQDGWLDLYVANDGTANSLWVNQGDGTFTDEAQLTGSAFNMEGNPEAGMGVDAGDFDNDGDEDLFVAHLTSETSTLYKNIGGGLFRDDTVSSGLGAATWNATGFATGFLDYDNDSWLDILAFNGAVKSIEALARKGDPYPLHQPNQVFHGLGDGRFEEVTAQAGSAFEVSEVSRGAAFGDVDNDGDTDVVVTNNAGPARLLLNQVGSRNSWLGLKLLAGSPARDQLGAGAKVVRSGGASLWRRIGTGGGYASAGDPRALVGLGDSSSIERVEITWPDGVRESFRGLVINSYNTLVEGEGEPLS
- a CDS encoding tetratricopeptide repeat protein; this encodes MSRFPDLVALAAVAALLASLPGCGKPRWAVDLEPVPQPELSAFEPAVREQIERAVERVEQAGEAGDRVEAAEAYGGLGAILQTYDLYEAATVSLENALRLQPDNLRWSYYLAIVEQAAGNLTGATEHLQRAVELAPDYLPARVRLGELLISSQQPDKARAELERALELDRDCALAYYFLGRAALAMNESRAAIEHFERSLELQPQATAVHHLLAQAYREQGDLEQAELHLGRRGDAVVKISDRLFIELGELDLGAAARIRRGAEAQVAGDFDTALEEYRQAVAADPENPEARQSLGGVLARKGEARAAAEQYRVARRILGDDPLVLSNLGAVLMAEGELEEALQLLERSLDLDPTLQNARLALGALLTEQGRPSEALIHYRALLERDRSNVDGLLGQAQALAAMGDGAAAVTALETALQSTAPPTTQARIHAELGSILARRRDAEGALAHLGAAIELDPRLGSARFARANLLGGLGRFREAALEYQEVIRLAPASVPARLGGTTAWAMAGEFTKARICLEEGLEQAPAPELEHALARLLVSAPDAKVRDPGRGLELAQSAHRRVATMETAETLALALAAVGRCAEGVEQERRLFEQAERTGNRGVAGRVGARLNHYQQTGSCLPAWPS